From one Anopheles bellator chromosome 1, idAnoBellAS_SP24_06.2, whole genome shotgun sequence genomic stretch:
- the LOC131216413 gene encoding troponin C, isoallergen Bla g 6.0101-like isoform X3, producing the protein MDDLDKAQLELLRNAFNAFDQEKKGCIGTQMVGTILSMLGHQLDDKMLKEIIDEVDADGSGELEFEEFVTLAARFMVEEDAEAMQQELKEAFRLYDKEGNGYITTAVLREILKELDDNLTNEDLDMMIEEIDSDGSGTVDFDEFMEVMTGGDD; encoded by the exons tCCTTCGCAATGCGTTCAACGCGTTCGATCAGGAGAAGAAGGGATGTATCGGCACGCAGATGGTCGGTACGATCCTCAGCATGTTGGGCCACCAGCTTGACGATAAGATGCTGAAGGAGATCATCGACGAGGTCGATGCCGACGGTTCCGGTGAGCTTGAATTCGAGGAGTTCGTCACGCTAGCGGCCCGGTTCATGGTGGAGGAGGATGCCGAAGCGATGCAGCAGGAGCTTAAGGAAGCCTTCCGTCTGTACGATAAGGAGGGCAACGGCTACATCACCACTGCTGTGCTGCGCGAAATCCTCAAAGAGCTGGACGATAACCTGACTAACGAGGATCTGGACATGATGATCGAGGAAATCGATTCTGATGGTTCCGGAACCGTGGACTTTGACG AATTCATGGAAGTCATGACTGGTGGCGATGACTAA
- the LOC131216413 gene encoding troponin C, isoallergen Bla g 6.0101-like isoform X2, with amino-acid sequence MSTIDDLDKAQLELLRNAFNAFDQEKKGCIGTQMVGTILSMLGHQLDDKMLKEIIDEVDADGSGELEFEEFVTLAARFMVEEDAEAMQQELKEAFRLYDKEGNGYITTAVLREILKELDDNLTNEDLDMMIEEIDSDGSGTVDFDEFMEVMTGGDD; translated from the exons tCCTTCGCAATGCGTTCAACGCGTTCGATCAGGAGAAGAAGGGATGTATCGGCACGCAGATGGTCGGTACGATCCTCAGCATGTTGGGCCACCAGCTTGACGATAAGATGCTGAAGGAGATCATCGACGAGGTCGATGCCGACGGTTCCGGTGAGCTTGAATTCGAGGAGTTCGTCACGCTAGCGGCCCGGTTCATGGTGGAGGAGGATGCCGAAGCGATGCAGCAGGAGCTTAAGGAAGCCTTCCGTCTGTACGATAAGGAGGGCAACGGCTACATCACCACTGCTGTGCTGCGCGAAATCCTCAAAGAGCTGGACGATAACCTGACTAACGAGGATCTGGACATGATGATCGAGGAAATCGATTCTGATGGTTCCGGAACCGTGGACTTTGACG AATTCATGGAAGTCATGACTGGTGGCGATGACTAA